One stretch of Tachysurus fulvidraco isolate hzauxx_2018 chromosome 12, HZAU_PFXX_2.0, whole genome shotgun sequence DNA includes these proteins:
- the tmx4 gene encoding thioredoxin-related transmembrane protein 4, translated as MAGQKRPQQLQQLLRNMFWFVSLFRVLMNVSAQTESSVLTVADSNWTLILEGEWMLKFYAPWCPACQHIQNDWEAFAKQSPSLGISVGNVDVTQQPGLSGRFLVTSLPTIFHAKDGSFRRYMSSRAFDEIQAYIVQKKWKAVEPLPGWKSPSSILMSGMAGLFRLSVWIRQIHTYLTTTLGIPSWSSYLIFAIVTLFLGLLLGLMLVLIADCICPSRSKYKEDKTVVLQNDEGSEDEVDNTLTEEKHVSDLDNESERVSGEEELTEEEGSPGTEAAAGNAEQSTETSVRKRKPQGPISPEAT; from the exons ATGGCGGGACAGAAGCGTCcacagcagctgcagcagcttTTAAGAAacatgttttggtttgtttcactTTTCCGTGTTTTAATGAATGTCAGTGCTCAAACCGAAAGCAGCGTCTTGACAGTCGCTGACTCAAACTGGACACTTATTCTGGAGGGCGAGTGGATGTTAAAATT CTACGCCCCGTGGTGTCCAGCGTGTCAGCACATTCAGAACGACTGGGAGGCTTTTGCCAAACAGAGCCCCAGTCTGGGGATATCAGTGGGAAATGTTGATGTCACACAACAACCAG GCCTGAGTGGGCGCTTTCTGGTCACCTCATTACCAACTATCTTTCA TGCTAAAGATGGAAGTTTCAGAAGATACATGTCATCACGGGCCTTTGATGAAATCCAAGCATACATTGTTCAAAAAAAGTGGAAAGCTGTGGAGCCGCTGCCCGGATGGAAATCACCATCATCGATCTT aatgtcAGGAATGGCTGGTCTGTTCCGCCTCTCTGTTTGGATTCGG CAAATCCATACATACCTAACCACCACTCTTGGCATTCCTTCATGGAGCTCTTATCTAATCTTTGCCATTGTCACGCTGTTCCTGGGCCTTCTTCTTGGCCTG ATGCTGGTACTGATCGCAGACTGCATTTGCCCATCTAGATCAAAGTACAAAGAGGATAAAACTG TTGTACTTCAGAATGATGAAGGATCTGAGGATGAAGTTGACAACACTCTGACAGAGGAGAAGCATGTATCTGATCTGGACAATGAGAGTGAGCGGGTGTCTGGAGAGGAGGAGCTCACAGAGGAGGAAGGAAGCCCAGGCACTGAAGCTGCAGCTGGTAACGCGGAGCAATCTACTGAAACCTCGGTGCGGAAAAGGAAACCTCAGGGTCCAATCAGTCCTGAGGCCACATAA